GCGCTACTTAACTTGGCGCGAATCATTGCTTCTTTCCGGGCGACTAGTCGGGTCCGGAGTTAGAGCATTTTTCCCGAGGTCGTAGCGTAGCCGGAGTTGCGGAAGTAGTTGCGGCATTCGGTCGGAGCGAAGCGGTCGAGAAGTTTGCCGAGGAGCGACCAGAGACCGTCGACGGTGCGCTCTTTCGCGCTGCGGACGAGCCATTTGAGCTTGGCGAACGCTTGCCGCGCACCGACCGCTTCGATCGCCGCGCGGACGCCTGCGACTTTGTGGACCGAGAGGTTGTCCATCACGACGACATCGCCGGCGTGTAACGTCGGCGCGAGTTGCTGCTTGACGTAAGCCAAGAACGTCGGACCGTCGAGCGCGCCATCCACGACCATCGGCGCCGTGAGGCCGCTCGAGCGGAGCGCGGCGACGAACGTCGTCGACTTCCAATGTCCGTGCGGCGTCTTGTCGACCAAGCGTTCGCTCCGCGGCGCTCGGCCGCGCAAACGCGTCATGTTCGTCGCGGTCGAGGTCTCGTCGAGGAACACGTACCGCTCGACGGCGAGGCTCGTCATTTCGGCTTGCCACCGCGCACGTTCTTCGCGGACGTCGGGCCGGTCTTGCTCCGCGGCATGGACGACTTTTTTTTGAACGACAGCCGGAGGTCGTCGAGCGCGCGCCAGAGTGTCGTTACGCTGACGGCGACCGGCAACTCGGTCCGAAGTTCTTCCAGCGTCGCATCGGGTTGCTTGCGAACCAACGACCGCAGGAGTTCGGAGTGCTCCGCCAAGACCTTCTTCGCCGACTTCGGCCGCGACGAGCGGGGCGTCGTCTCGCCCGTCTCCCGACGCCGCTGCTTCAGGCGTCGAAGCCACGATTCACTGACGCGACACTTCGTCGCCGCCACCCGCGTCGACATTCCGCCGTCGCAATCTTCCAAGATCCGCGAACGCAGATCCCGAGAATAAGCATCCATGACAAGTCCTCCCGTGACTCGCCCCGTCTTACCTCATTCGCCGCAATCGCGCTAGACCCTCCGGAAAAATGCTCTAGCCGCCGTACTGGAAATGGGAATGCCACATCCGCAGCGCCAACACTTGCACGTAATTCAAGGAATGGAGAGCATCGTCGTGTTGGTGTTCAGGACAAACGTAACGGACCGTTCGCAGGTAGGGATCGAACTCGGCCGTTTCGCAGGTGAATTGTTGGAGAAATTTTCCACAGTCGCCCACTTTCGGAAAAAGCGTCATCCGCTTCTTGATCCGCGTGAATAAACCGCCGATCGTGCCGCTGCGATCGACGATCCATTTATATAGCACCCCATCTTGCTTCGGTTCTTGTTCGGTCGAGGAATACAGGATCGCGTAAATGGGAATTCGCGACTCGACTTTAGAGAAGAGCACGCGGTTGTAAACGCCGCCGTTCCCGCCGCCGTCGGCCGCGATGAACCGTACACGAAATTCGCGGCAGAGTTTGGCGACGGCGTCGGACACGACCTCCGAATCCTCTTGGGCGCGCAATTGCTCGAAGCGCACGACGACGAAGTTCTTATCTTCCCGGATATAACCGATCGTCACGACGGTCGCGGAATGGACGCCTCCGCTCCAATCGATGCCGGCCAGCAAGCGGTCGCGATATTCGCGCGGGACATCCGCGAGTTTCGTCGCCATCGCTTGCTTCGTGCAGCAGGCCTCGATCTCTTCGCGCGTGATGAGATGATCGCCGAGCTGCGTCGGCAGACCGAGACATTCGTTCTTGAAGCGGGCCGCATCGTAGGTCGCCTGCCGCAATAGAATGTCATCGAACTTCAGCCACGGGACCATCAGGTGATTGATCCAAAATCCCTCACCCCAGCGTGATGCGGGATTTCGGGCCACCCAGCGTCCGTCGCGGGCCTGGATCGGTCCCCGGCAGTTGGGACAAACGAGTCCCGCAGGACCGATCAATTTATCGTCCGGAATGAAACTTAACTTGCAGGTATGGCAGGGAATGTGCCATTCGTTGCCGGTCGATTGCTGAAAAATCGACTCCACATGGTTGTCTTCCCCCTTAGGGGTCGCCGTAAGGATGACGCGCGGCCGAGTGGAGTGCGATAAGGTCTCCTGGAGAACAGGCAGCGTTTGGTCGGCGATATCCTGGAACTCGTCGATGAACAACAGGTCCGCGCTTAATCCCCGGACGGGGTCGGCTGAATGGAACGCGGCGCGAATATACACCTCGGATCCGTTTCGAAAGCGCATGTGCTTGACCTGCGGGCGACGCCCTCGATTCCCTAATAAGAGGCGACTGACGACGGGACTTCCCTCGATCGCCGGAATGAGTCGCGACTTACTGAAGACGGCGGCCTGCTCCTGGCGGGGACAAACGAAAATCATGCTCGTTCCCGGGTTCGCAATCGCTTCGTAAATGATCCGATTACAAAGTAGCGTTGATTTTTCGACCTGTCGGCTACACCGCAGGATGAGATGGCGGTCGATCGCCCCATAGACGCTCTTCAAGTACTCCCGGCCGGCGAACGAGATCGGCTGATTCCGCAAACGAATAAAATTTTTGCAGAACTTAAGAAGTCCCATGGGAATTCCCCATGGCGCGCGCCACGATCGCAGCGAGTTGTTCTTCCGAAAGAAATGCCGCCAAGTCATTCGCCATTTCGGGATGTCGTGCGACCATTTCGACCAGGGCTTCATCGGCGGTCCCTGAATGGCGCTCGGTCCCGCTTCGCTGACGGTAGTGCTGCAGGAGCGCTGTATAGCTGGCGTGCATCGTTCGCGCCTGTCCGATGGACACCCTGCCGAGCAAGACGAGTGGCGGTATGCCGCTCAAAGCGGCTAGACATTCCTCCTCGCTCAAGATTCGCGGCACGTGCGGACGACGCGCGTCGCGGCGGTAGTTTTCGGATCCATGATCGCCCGGCGGATCGCTCCGATGCGATTGTTGCCGGCGCGACTCCTGTTGACGGTCGGTTTGCGGCTGCGCGGCCTCGGCAGCGTTCCGGTCGGTGCCGCCGTGGTTCTCGGACCGCTCGTTCGCGGCCTGGTCGTCCGGACTTGGTAAAAGGGGAAATGTCATCGCACAGTCCTTTGCGCTGGTCGATCGCCGGAAGGGAATGTCGACCGCTTCACGCAGTGGTCACTTCCCTCGGCGAATTCGGAACTTCGTGTCGGTAAACTCGGCTTCGTTTTGATTTAGGAAAGAGTCCAGGTTGGGGTTAGTCGTTCTCCGGCGGCCGCCGGATCTGCGTTGCGGAGGACGCTTGGCTCAGTCGATCGCTTTGATCGGCGAAGTATCGGTCCAGTCCCGCCAATTGAGAACTGCCGTCCTCGGCGGCGAGCGAGAGGCGGATCTTCTCAATCATCGAGCGCACGGTCGCGACACGGAGTATGCCGATCCTCGTGGCCAACTGCGCGGCGTGGAGGGCGGGGCACCACAATAAATGGCGGATGGCGTCGAACCAGAGCCGCAGCGGCAGCGGGGAGTCAGACATGATGGTCGTCGCCCGTATGCCGCTCTGCCGTTTGCAAATCCGGCATTCCCAGCACTTGTGACGCGAAAAGATCCGGCCTTGTTTCGCCCGGCAATGCGGGCAACGTACCGCCCCTCGCAGCCAACGATCCGCGAGATACCGCTCGCACGCCGCCTCGTCGGCGAACCCGAGCGGCGGCATCGCAAGTCCGCGTTGTGCACGGCGCGCGTTTTGAAGAGATTCCAACCGTTCCAACGTTTTCAGGAAGGCGCGTGAGCGATGCAGACTGTGTCGTTCGCAACGATCCGCCGCCGCCACGGTCAACGCCGCCGCTAAACCGGCATCCTCCGCCGCAACATCGGCCGCCTGTGGCATTCCCGGCAACCAAGCGGGGAGCAGCAGCGCCGTCTGGCGCGCGACCGCAGCGACCCCCTGGTCCCATTTCTCGCTGGCGGCGGCATGGCGGGCGAGTTCATGGACGAGCAGCGTCTCGGTCGCGCCGGAGGGCTGGTACTCCTCGATAAGGCGACGCCGCAACTGTTCTTGAAACGTCCGTTCCAGCACGGGTGGAAGAGCTCGCTCCTCGGCGCTGGACTCACGCAGATCGTCCACCTGCTCCGCTGCGGCACCCTCCGGCGTCGACGCTCCGCAAGCGATCGGACCAGCGCGATTCCGTTCTCCTTCCCACGCCTGATTTTGCCTGGTTGCGCAGGAGGAAAATTCCGTTGTGCTCCGCCCCGCGATGAAGGATGATTCGGAGATTGCGCGATCTGCCGATGCTTGGCGATCGGCATCCCGCTTCGGTCGACCATCCGTCATCGGTGTCGTCGCGCTTTGGCCATCCATGGCGGATCTCCGCAAAGTCCAGAAAAATTTCACACGCGAGAACGTTCCCTATTAGAATATCCTTATAGGGTATCTCGGTCAAGAACCATAAAACTGAAATATGACGCAAGAACCACATAAAGCCACCCCTTTCGAAGGTGTTGAGAGCGATCTGGCGGATCTCCCCCGTAAGCGGCTGGAAAAGCTGCTGGAAGCCATGGAAGAGCGGGGCATTTCGCAAGCCGACGTCGCAAAACGGGTAGCGGTTCCCGCGCCCTATCTCTCTGACGTGAAGATCGGGCGGCGTCCGCTGTCGGAGTTATTTGCGCGGCGGTTCTTTGAGGAATTCGGCGTCGACCACCAGTGGCTTTTAGGCCAACAAGGCTCGATGGAGGTCCCGCCGTTCGGTAGCTCCTCGCTCGGCGACGGGCGACGCGTCTGGCTGCCGGCCTTCGCACATCCGATTTCGGGGGATCCCACAGGCTGGAGCAACTGGGATGGGACGTGCGTGGAGCTCGCCGGGATGGCCGCGATACGCGTCCTGTTCGCCGAGCGACCGTACATCCTCCGATTCGGCGTCGACGATCGACGGGGGCGACTCCGGCGCGGCGACTTGGTGCTCATTTCGCAGGCGATCGACGCCTCGGCCGAGATCCAGGTTGTGAAAGCAGCGAGGAAGATGTTCTTAGCGCGCCGTGCACCGGATGGGACCTGGGAGCGCTTGAGCACCGACGGAACGATCGACGTCGAACCGGTCGTGATAGGACACTGCGTCGGCGTCATATGGAGCGCGTTGTAACAGGGAAAGCTTCGGCCTCAACGGCCCGAACGAGGCTCGGCAGGCGCCGCGTCCTTCGATATTGCCGACGATCGGCTCACGGCGACGTACCGAGCTGCAGTTCACGCCCTATGGGAGCGTACCGCGTTCCCGATGATTCGGCGAATTCCTTTCGCATGTGCACTTGCGCGCTGTGCGAGCGACGTCGACCGCATCGCCGGCAACGATCGGAGTAGTGACGACGAAAATCGACTTTTCATGGACTCGGCGATCCGCCTTCAACCTGAAATCCTGCCGTCGGTGCTATGCACTTGAGGTCGATAAAAGCAAAATCGCCGAAGGGCACCTTGCCGTCCGCGATTTTAGCTTCGCGACATGACGAGTCTCGGGGCGATAGGCCGCCGGCAGTACGGCGATCCTCCGAACTAGGGAGGTCTCGGTGGAGTTTCCTTTCAGCGGCCGAGCGCAGCGGTCGGGTACGTAGGGGAATTGCTTTTTTCGGTAACTTGATTTCTCACCATCGAACTTAAAAAACCGCTTTTTCGAGGCATATAAGGAGACCATGACTTAGCCGTCGCATTCCCCGTATCTCCTTGTTATTTCGTCAACGGCTCACGAGATCGACTAGGTCTCGCGTCGTCACCGGGAAGACGCAGGTTCGATCCGGTCACCGTGGGCTCCCTTGGCATTCGGCATGGAGCCCTGGCACTATTGCCGGCATCTTCGCGCATTCAACCGCCGGGGATGGTCTTGTGATAAGGCTTCAACACCCGGGTCATCCGCTCGGCGGCGGCACGACGACCGACCGATCGGTTTTGGGAGGCTCCGACGACGAAGCTTCCGATGGCTACGAAAGGTTCCTAAAAAACATATGCGAGCCGGAAATCGTACGGTTCATAAAGTACCTAGCCGGGGCGGTGGAGAGCGCCGAATTCTCATGCCTGCATCTTGATCGTCCCTGGAAACTCTAACAAGGAGAGACCAAGTTTATGTCCCACATCGTTCAGATTCAGACCGAGGTGCGCGATCCGGTCGCCCTGACGACGGCCTGTGCTCGACTCGGACTACCTACGCCGATCCATCGGACCGTCATACTCTACCAAGCCGAAGCGACGGGCTTAGCAGTGGAGTTGCCGCGTTGGCGATACCCAGTCGTGTGTCAGACGGAGACCGGTCAACTTCGCTACGACAACTTCGGAGGTCGTTGGGGAGATCGGACCCAACTCGATCGGCTGCTTCAGATTTACGCGGTGGAAAAAGCTAAATCGGCGGCGCGGAAGCAGGGCTTCGGCGTGAGCGAGCGGACGCTCGAGGACGGGAGTATTTTAATTCGGGTTCAGGCCGCTTGAGCTTGCGCGTCCGCTGCGTTCGATCTTCGCATGCGATTTTTATAAGCCTTGCGAAGCTGAGGCGATTCGTTCTCGGCGCTCGGCTTCGGCCTGGACGACGATCCCATGACCGTCTTTCACCTTTCGCCTGCGGTCGAAATGAAATGCGTGAGTCCGAATACCGTAAGGTTAAGGAAGACGGCACACAACGTCATGTCGATTTAAGCACCATGAACGTCGATGCGGAAGCGGCCCCGCAGCGAAGGCCGGTTGCCGACGCGTCCATGAAATCCTCAGAACGTAGTCGCGGCTTGAATTAGTTCGCTTTCACGGCAAGCACCTCCTTCATCTTTCGGAGAACGACATGCAAGACCGCATAACGGGTAACGCTGTATTTAAGATCGTGGAAGTGGTCGTATCGCCAACGGGAGAGATCGTCATTCGGACCAAAGGATTCGTCGGTACGGCCTGCCGAGACGGGAGCCGGTTTCTCGAAGAAGCTCTCGGACGATGTCAGAACGAGCGGCTTACCACCGAATCGCACCAAGCTCTTCCCGTAGACGGACTATGGGTGAATCGCTGACGAACGGTGCGTTAGCGAAAATCGTCGATCTCTTTTCGACTATCCGTATGAACGCGCCATTTCATCGTCATCAGGCGGCACTCGCTCAGCCGAGCTTTACACGCGGCAGCGTGACGGATTCCTACGCGTGAAGTGATTCCGCGGCAAAAAATCCCGGCCGCCGGCACCGCGCAGTCGACGCCCCCTTGCTCACGAACCGTACTCCAGCCCCATTCTGCGAATCCGTCCTCCGCGGTAATGCGGCACGGGGGCGACGTTAAATCCATCAGCACGCAAGCGGATTGTCGAACGTCGATTCTTTTTATCACGCGGCAAGCGGCGACGCGGGATCGACGACGCCGGGTTTTCGTCACGGTAGTTGAAGTCCATTGTTTTGTGCCGTATCGACTGCGGCCCAAACGATGCAATCTGTTGTTCAAAAAGAGAGAGCCGTTTTGGAGCTGCTAGGTAGGCTACCACGCGCGACGGCTCGTGCTCATCGGCCTGAACGCCCATCACCAAGGGGACCCAATCCCGCTGTCGAGCGTTCGCTCGTGAGCGTCCGACCTTGCGCTCCCCGTAGGGTTCGCGGTCCAATCGCCAAAGCCACGCGACCATTCACAAGGCTTAGTATGCAGGGACCCACCACCCGAAATATCGGCCGAAGAAGTCGTCGCGCCGGAGACGGCGACTTACATAAGCACCTTTTTCCCATCCGTCCTCGGCGTCCGGTTGCCGACACACCTCGGGAGCATTCCATGTCTTTGGCTCAGAGCTTGTCCGAATACATCCGTGCCTGTTTTACCGGGGTCTGGGTCGAAAGTCATGAACAGCAAGATGCACTTACCGAAATCGCCGGCCTCTGTCGCCGCGAACGGTGGCGACTCGCAACCTGGGACATCGATCGCGGACTCGACGTCGGCGATGACGGATCGTCGATCTCTGCCGGACAGGATCCGCTCGCGGCCGTTCAAGCACTGAACCGGATGGCGTCGGCCGACGGCACCGCGATCTTGGTACTGCAGAACTTCCATCGGTTCATGCAATCCGCCGAGATCGTGCAAGCACTTTTGCGACAGATCATTAACGGCAAGCAGCATCGGACCTTCGTCGTGGTCCTAGCTCCGCTGGTCCAGATACCGCTCGAACTCGAAAAGTTGTTCGTCGTCGTGTCGCATGAGCTTCCCGGCCGCGAGCAGTTGTTAGAGATCGCCCGCGGGATCGCGACGGAAGCCGGTGAGTTACCGGAAGGTGCCGCACTCGACACCATGCTCGATTCGGCGGCGGGACTCACGCGTTACGAAGCGGAAGGGGCGTTCAGCCTAGCACTGGTTCGATGCGGTCGTATTCAAGCGGATGCGATCTGGGATTTGAAGGCCGGCATGCTGAAGAAGAGCGGCTTAATGTCGCTGCATCGCAACAGCGACGACTTTGAGAGTTTGGGCGGCCTCTCTGCGCTCAAAGCCTTCTGCAAACGCGCGCTGCTGCAGCCGGGACGAGGTCATCCACTCAAGCGTCCCCGGGGCGTGCTCTTGCTCTCACCGCCGGGATGTGGCAAGTCGCAGTTCTGCAAAGCACTCGGCAAGGAAACCGGGCGGCCGGTGTTGATCCTCGACGTCGGGACGCTGATGGGCTCGCTCGTCGGTCAAACGGAAGAGCGGACGCGGCAGGCACTGCGAATCATCGAGGCCATGGCCCCGTGCGTGCTGATGGTCGACGAGGTCGAGAAGGCGTTCGCCGGGCTCGGTACGTCAGGCTCCGCCGATAGCGGCGTCTCGGCGCGGATGTTCGGTGCGTTCCTCAGCTGGCTCAACGACCACGAGTCCGACGTCTTCACGGTTTGTACGGCCAACGACGTTTCGAAACTTCCGCCCGAATTCTCACGCGCCGGTCGCTTCGACGGCGTCTTCTTTCTCGATCTGCCGGAGCGTGCCGAGAAGGACGCCATCTGGCGGATGTACCTGGCGCAGTACCAACTCGATCGCGATCAACGCTTGCCGGACGACGCGCAGTGGACCGGGGCCGAGATCAAAAGCTGCTGTCGATTGGCGGCGCTCTTGGATCTGCCGCTCGTGCAAGCGGCCGAGAACGTCGTCCCGGTCGCCGTCACGGCGGCCGAAGCGGTCGAGCGGTTGCGCTCTTGGGCCGGCGGGCGATGTCTCAGCGCCGATCACGCCGGGATCTACCGCCGCGAAGCGTCGGCAACAACGTCGCGCCGTCGCGTCACGCGGGATTCCTCGCAGAACTAGCTTTGATCAGAAGTGGAAAAGCAACGGCGACGCTTTGCCGAAATGGCTTGCGTCGCCGTTGCCGATTTATCGAATGAATTCGTTCCGAACTTACGCGGCCTTGCGCAATCGCGGCGGCCTGCTAATGCGATTTTCGCGGAACACGTTCTTCGCCGCCGGGGTGGGAATCTCCGGCATGAAGTACTTCGCCAGAATTTGGAACGGCGCCTGGAGCCAGCCGCCGACTTTGACGTAGATGATCCGCCCCCGCGGCTTGCTGCCGATGCGGAGCTTGAATTCGTCGACCGTCGTGCCGAGGCTGATGTGCCGGAGGCCGCGCGACTGGGCTGATTCGATTTCGTGAAAGTAGAGATTGCGGTAGATGCCGTACTGCCGGCTCAGCGGTTCGTCGACCGCCACCGTCAGCAGTTGGTACGTCTCTCCGGTGTCGTAGCTGATGAAGAACCCCGCCGGTTGATCGTCGACGTAAACCAACAGCACTTGCAGCCGGTCGCGGAGGCGAGCGATGAATTCGTTAAAGTAGTGCCGCGGCAACGTAATGAGCTGCAGGACGACGCGTTCCAGTAACCGCAGGTAGAAAGCATAGAACTCCGGCGTGATCGGGTCTGCTTGCTTCGCCGCGTCGTCCAAGACCTCGATGCGGACGCGACTGCGGTCGAGCAAACGCATGTCGTGCTGGATGTCGGTGCGGTAACAAGAACGCATCGCCAGCAGATAGTCGTCGAATGTTCGTTGCGGAATGTCGAGAAAGTGCGATGGCAGCGAACACCCCCGACTAAAGCCGTGGCTTTGTAGTTCGTCCATCCAAGCGGCATCGTCGGAAAAAAAGTCGCCTAAGATGGTGAGCGACGCGTGGTGA
Above is a window of Planctomycetia bacterium DNA encoding:
- a CDS encoding helix-turn-helix transcriptional regulator, whose product is MTQEPHKATPFEGVESDLADLPRKRLEKLLEAMEERGISQADVAKRVAVPAPYLSDVKIGRRPLSELFARRFFEEFGVDHQWLLGQQGSMEVPPFGSSSLGDGRRVWLPAFAHPISGDPTGWSNWDGTCVELAGMAAIRVLFAERPYILRFGVDDRRGRLRRGDLVLISQAIDASAEIQVVKAARKMFLARRAPDGTWERLSTDGTIDVEPVVIGHCVGVIWSAL
- a CDS encoding DUF2997 domain-containing protein — translated: MQDRITGNAVFKIVEVVVSPTGEIVIRTKGFVGTACRDGSRFLEEALGRCQNERLTTESHQALPVDGLWVNR
- a CDS encoding AAA family ATPase — translated: MSLAQSLSEYIRACFTGVWVESHEQQDALTEIAGLCRRERWRLATWDIDRGLDVGDDGSSISAGQDPLAAVQALNRMASADGTAILVLQNFHRFMQSAEIVQALLRQIINGKQHRTFVVVLAPLVQIPLELEKLFVVVSHELPGREQLLEIARGIATEAGELPEGAALDTMLDSAAGLTRYEAEGAFSLALVRCGRIQADAIWDLKAGMLKKSGLMSLHRNSDDFESLGGLSALKAFCKRALLQPGRGHPLKRPRGVLLLSPPGCGKSQFCKALGKETGRPVLILDVGTLMGSLVGQTEERTRQALRIIEAMAPCVLMVDEVEKAFAGLGTSGSADSGVSARMFGAFLSWLNDHESDVFTVCTANDVSKLPPEFSRAGRFDGVFFLDLPERAEKDAIWRMYLAQYQLDRDQRLPDDAQWTGAEIKSCCRLAALLDLPLVQAAENVVPVAVTAAEAVERLRSWAGGRCLSADHAGIYRREASATTSRRRVTRDSSQN
- a CDS encoding phage terminase large subunit family protein, with the protein product MGLLKFCKNFIRLRNQPISFAGREYLKSVYGAIDRHLILRCSRQVEKSTLLCNRIIYEAIANPGTSMIFVCPRQEQAAVFSKSRLIPAIEGSPVVSRLLLGNRGRRPQVKHMRFRNGSEVYIRAAFHSADPVRGLSADLLFIDEFQDIADQTLPVLQETLSHSTRPRVILTATPKGEDNHVESIFQQSTGNEWHIPCHTCKLSFIPDDKLIGPAGLVCPNCRGPIQARDGRWVARNPASRWGEGFWINHLMVPWLKFDDILLRQATYDAARFKNECLGLPTQLGDHLITREEIEACCTKQAMATKLADVPREYRDRLLAGIDWSGGVHSATVVTIGYIREDKNFVVVRFEQLRAQEDSEVVSDAVAKLCREFRVRFIAADGGGNGGVYNRVLFSKVESRIPIYAILYSSTEQEPKQDGVLYKWIVDRSGTIGGLFTRIKKRMTLFPKVGDCGKFLQQFTCETAEFDPYLRTVRYVCPEHQHDDALHSLNYVQVLALRMWHSHFQYGG
- a CDS encoding IS630 family transposase (programmed frameshift), with protein sequence MDAYSRDLRSRILEDCDGGMSTRVAATKCRVSESWLRRLKQRRRETGETTPRSSRPKSAKKVLAEHSELLRSLVRKQPDATLEELRTELPVAVSVTTLWRALDDLRLSFKKVVHAAEQDRPDVREERARWQAEMTSLAVERYVFLDETSTATNMTRLRGRAPRSERLVDKTPHGHWKSTTFVAALRSSGLTAPMVVDGALDGPTFLAYVKQQLAPTLHAGDVVVMDNLSVHKVAGVRAAIEAVGARQAFAKLKWLVRSAKERTVDGLWSLLGKLLDRFAPTECRNYFRNSGYATTSGKML
- a CDS encoding GNAT family N-acetyltransferase, giving the protein MPYSFRIYDSIRDVPAADWRTVRGTHREPFTEPKFIQLVEETLGELTQTAVVVVYDDAGRPAAGMCLNTCLLDTVMEAAPGVRRAVGWVRRLWPNFLRFKTAMSGMPTAVEQEKLCFRAGADRAEALRLFSQAAAEFARRHHASLTILGDFFSDDAAWMDELQSHGFSRGCSLPSHFLDIPQRTFDDYLLAMRSCYRTDIQHDMRLLDRSRVRIEVLDDAAKQADPITPEFYAFYLRLLERVVLQLITLPRHYFNEFIARLRDRLQVLLVYVDDQPAGFFISYDTGETYQLLTVAVDEPLSRQYGIYRNLYFHEIESAQSRGLRHISLGTTVDEFKLRIGSKPRGRIIYVKVGGWLQAPFQILAKYFMPEIPTPAAKNVFRENRISRPPRLRKAA
- a CDS encoding DUF1257 domain-containing protein, encoding MSHIVQIQTEVRDPVALTTACARLGLPTPIHRTVILYQAEATGLAVELPRWRYPVVCQTETGQLRYDNFGGRWGDRTQLDRLLQIYAVEKAKSAARKQGFGVSERTLEDGSILIRVQAA